The Streptomyces sp. Mut1 genome window below encodes:
- a CDS encoding AzlC family ABC transporter permease: MAEKTAHLRTTAEPASGSTLAAGTKPDAAVVRDALGVGVAVGLSGFAFGVTSAGSGLSLLQTCALSLLVFTGASQFALVGALAAGGNPYTAAAGAFFLGVRNAFYGLRLSQLLALPRALRPLAAQWVIDETTAVTLPQPTRRAARIGFTVTGLTLYVLWNLTTLLGALGAEALGDTDAWGLDAASPAVFLALLAPMLKSTTERVTAGLAVLLALGLLPVLPAGVPVLLSALAAPVVLFLMGRAKGGDAGAGTTGTKDAGPARTEEDR, encoded by the coding sequence GTGGCAGAAAAGACAGCACACCTTCGCACTACCGCCGAACCGGCCTCCGGCAGCACGCTCGCCGCCGGGACCAAGCCGGACGCGGCCGTCGTACGGGACGCGCTCGGCGTCGGCGTAGCCGTCGGCCTCTCCGGCTTCGCCTTCGGGGTCACCTCGGCGGGCTCGGGCCTGAGCCTGCTCCAGACCTGCGCGCTCAGCCTGCTCGTCTTCACCGGCGCCTCCCAGTTCGCCCTGGTCGGCGCGCTCGCCGCAGGCGGCAACCCGTACACCGCGGCCGCCGGCGCCTTCTTCCTCGGCGTACGCAACGCCTTCTACGGTCTGCGCCTGTCACAGCTCCTCGCCCTGCCGCGCGCCCTGCGCCCGCTCGCCGCCCAGTGGGTCATCGACGAGACGACCGCCGTGACCCTGCCCCAGCCCACCCGCCGGGCGGCGCGGATCGGGTTCACCGTGACCGGGCTCACCCTCTACGTGCTGTGGAACCTGACGACGCTGCTGGGCGCCCTGGGGGCCGAGGCGCTCGGTGACACCGACGCCTGGGGACTGGACGCGGCCAGCCCCGCCGTGTTCCTCGCGCTGCTCGCCCCGATGCTGAAGTCCACGACCGAGCGCGTCACCGCGGGGCTCGCCGTTCTGCTCGCCCTCGGCCTGCTGCCGGTGCTGCCCGCGGGGGTGCCCGTTCTGCTGTCCGCGCTCGCCGCGCCCGTCGTCCTGTTCCTGATGGGGCGCGCCAAGGGCGGCGACGCCGGAGCGGGAACGACCGGAACGAAGGACGCGGGCCCGGCCCGTACGGAGGAGGACCGATGA
- a CDS encoding AraC family transcriptional regulator: protein MAGAQQPAEWARHWSYAELPDLDLLRARYIRHTFPRHSHEGYVFATISHGVEDIGTPSGTVHAGPGTVVMINPEVPHTARASVPEGWVYATLYPSVEVVNAIAADTTNLRGTVGFTETGVADPHAARLIGEVHRAAEEGNALAADSMLRVAVTHLLTRHGSAFPTPAPRAAGARDAARARSLLESRMAAPPTLEALATELGTSPFALLRAFKKQYGMPPHTWLTDARVRRARRMLDAGTAPAIAAAEVGFTDQPHLNRHFTRIVGVPPGAYQRERARTYKTGPEPSR from the coding sequence ATGGCAGGAGCACAGCAACCGGCGGAGTGGGCGCGGCACTGGAGTTACGCGGAGCTGCCCGACCTCGACCTGCTGCGCGCCCGCTACATCCGCCACACCTTCCCGCGCCACAGCCACGAGGGCTATGTCTTCGCCACCATCAGCCACGGGGTCGAGGACATCGGGACACCTTCCGGGACCGTGCACGCGGGCCCCGGCACCGTCGTCATGATCAATCCGGAGGTGCCGCACACCGCTCGGGCCAGCGTCCCCGAGGGCTGGGTGTACGCCACGCTCTACCCGTCCGTGGAGGTGGTCAACGCCATCGCCGCCGATACGACGAACCTGCGCGGCACCGTCGGCTTCACCGAGACCGGGGTCGCCGATCCGCACGCCGCCCGGCTCATAGGCGAGGTCCACCGGGCTGCGGAGGAGGGCAACGCACTGGCCGCCGACAGCATGCTGCGCGTCGCCGTCACCCACCTGCTCACCCGGCACGGCAGCGCCTTCCCCACCCCCGCGCCCCGGGCGGCGGGGGCGCGCGACGCGGCGCGCGCCCGGAGCCTCCTGGAGTCGCGGATGGCCGCCCCGCCCACTCTGGAGGCGCTGGCGACCGAGCTGGGCACCAGCCCCTTCGCCCTGCTGCGCGCGTTCAAGAAGCAGTACGGCATGCCCCCGCACACCTGGCTCACCGACGCCCGGGTACGGCGTGCGCGCCGGATGCTCGACGCGGGTACGGCACCGGCGATCGCGGCCGCCGAGGTCGGCTTCACCGACCAGCCGCATCTCAACCGTCACTTCACCCGGATCGTGGGTGTGCCACCCGGCGCCTACCAGCGCGAACGCGCAAGAACGTACAAGACCGGTCCTGAACCGTCCCGGTAG
- a CDS encoding AzlD domain-containing protein: protein MNVWIAIALTAVGCYLAKLLGLLVPAGALERPLVQRLAALLPVALLAALTAQQTFGDGQHLTLDARAAGLAAAALALVLRAPFLVVVGAAVAVTAGVRALG from the coding sequence ATGAACGTCTGGATCGCCATCGCGCTGACCGCCGTCGGCTGCTACCTCGCCAAGCTGCTCGGCCTCCTGGTGCCCGCCGGCGCCCTGGAGCGCCCCCTCGTCCAGCGCCTCGCCGCGCTGCTGCCGGTGGCCCTGCTGGCCGCCCTCACCGCCCAGCAGACCTTCGGCGACGGACAGCACCTGACGCTGGACGCCAGGGCCGCGGGGCTCGCGGCGGCGGCGCTCGCCCTCGTCCTGCGCGCCCCCTTCCTGGTCGTGGTGGGCGCGGCGGTCGCCGTCACCGCGGGCGTGCGCGCGCTGGGGTAG